From the Kallotenue papyrolyticum genome, the window TGGTACGCGTGCCGCAGGGTACGATCGGGTTGCGCATCTCGGCGCCGGACGGTCGCGCAATCGTACTGCCCGCTATCGATCTTCCCCCGGCCGACGCCTGAGCTTGGGGCCTCCGCCCTCACCGGCCGGCAGCCAGGGCGCGGCTGCGGTACAATCCCTCCTACGTGCAATCACCAAGGATCGCTTGAATGAAGCGAGGGGTATGGTACGCCGCCGGCGCGTATGTGCTCTGGGGAGTGCTCCCGCTCTACTGGAAGATGTTGCCGCAGGTGCCGGCGCTCGAGATTCTCGCGCACCGCATGCTCTGGTCGCTGGCCTTTGTGCTGCTGCTGACGGCGCTGCGTCGCCACTGGCGCGCGCTGCGGGCTGCGCTGCGCAGCCGGCGCACGGTGCTGTTGAGCGTGCTGTCGGCCTTGCTGCTGTCAATCAACTGGTGGCTCTATATCTGGGCCGTCAATGCCGGCTTTGTGGTCGAAACCAGTCTGGGTTACTTCATCAATCCGCTGGTCAACGTGTTGCTGGGCGTGGTGGTGCTCCGTGAACGCTTGCGCCCATGGCAGGCGCTGGCGCTGGCGCTGGCCGTAGCGGGCGTGAGCTGGCTAACGATCAGCTATGGCGCTTTGCCCTGGATTGCGCTGACGCTGGCGCTCAGCTTCGGGTTGTATGGCCTGTTACGCAAAACAACTCCGCTGGAGTCATTGCAGGGGCTCACCCTGGAGACGCTCGCGCTCTCGCCCGCGGCGGTGCTCTATCTGCTGTGGCTGGAAGGACAGGGGCGCGGCGCCTTCGGTCATGGCGGGCTAGGCACCACGTTGCTGCTGATCGGCGCGGGCGTAGTGACCGCCGTGCCGCTGCTGTTGTTCGCCGCGGGCGCGCGCCGCATCACCATGATCACCTTGGGGATTTTGCAGTATATCGCGCCGACGCTGCAGTTTCTGATCGGCGTGTTGATCTATCACGAGCCGCTGCCGCGGACGCGTCTGCTGGGTTTTGTGCTGATCTGGGTGGCACTGGCGATCTATACCGTTGATGGCGCGGTACGCGCCGGGCGCGCCGCTCGCGTCTACGCCGCTGAGGTGGGTGCGCCGCTGCCGCGGTCCTGAGGTGGGGTTGCCGGCGGCGTGACGATGTTGCCGCGCTCCTCCGCACGCTCAGCGCTCGGCGTGTGCCTCAGCTGGGGCCAGCGGCAACCAGACGGTGAAGGTGCTGCCGCGGCCTTCGATGCTTTCAACATCGATGTGCCCGCCGTGCAGTTCAACGATCTGCTGCGCCACGTACAGCCCAACGCCTATGCCGCCGTCGTTGCGGCGTTCAGCATTGGCCGCGCGGTAGAAACGCTGGAAGATGTTGGGCAGCGCTTCAGCCGGAATGCCCATGCCCTGATCGTGCACCACCAGCCGTGCCCAGTTGTGGTGCTGTGTCAGTCTGACGTCGATCGTGCCGCCGTTGGGACTGTACTTGACGGCGTTCTGCAGCAGGTTCTGCAGCACCTGTTCCAGGCGCAGATCGTCGCCGATGATGCGGATCGGTGTGGCCGGTAGCTCAAAGTGGAGCTGGTGTCGCTCCAGCGTTGGCTGCACCTCACCGATGATGCGCGCAGTGAGCGCTACGAAATCCAGCGGCTGCCGCACAATGGTGAACTGGCCGATCTGCAGGCGCGACAGATCAAAGAGCACGCCGATCAAGCGGTTGAGGCGACGCGTCTGGTCAACAATCACATTGAGCAGGCGCAGTTCGCGCTCTTCGGCCACGGGGTTGCGCGCCAGGCGGCGCTGCAGTAGTTCGGCATAGCCCAACAGCGAGGTCAGTGGGGTTTTCAACTCGTGCGCGGCGATCGACAGAAAGGCATCCCGCGCCTGCACGGCCTCCTGCGCCTGTTGGTACAGCAGGGCATTGTCAACCGCGTGCGCCGTGCGCCGGGCGATCTCCTCGGCAAAGGCGACATCGTCGGCGTCATAGGCGGGCGCGTGTCGCGCGCGCGCAAAGCTGATCGCCCCTCGCACTTGATCGCGCACAATCAGCGGCACGCAGATCCATGAGCGCAGCTTCAGCTCGGGCGGTACAGCCGGCTCCGCCTGCGCCAGTGCGACGATCTGGGCGTCGCTCAACTGAGCGATATGCTCGCTCTGCCCGCTGCTGATCACGCGCGCCGGACCGAGCGAGGCCGGCACGGGAGACGTGTCGGCCGCTGCCGGTGTTTCCAGGGCGGGCGCGCCGGCCAGACGATGCAGCCTGCCATCGGCGAGCAGCACATCGATCGCGCACCAGTCGGCATAGCGCGGCACGATCAGGTTGACGACCTGTTGCAGGTGCTGGCGGTAGTCGAACGAGTCGATCAGCAGACGACTCAGATCGGCCAATAGGCGCAGGCGCTCCTCGCTGCGCACGCGCGCGCTCATGTCGCGCAGCACCACCACCGCGCCGACCGGCGCGCCGTCATCATTGCGGATCGGCGCGCTGTGGCTGGCGATCGGCACGGAGCGTCCGTCGCGCGTGTGTAGCCACGCGTCGCGGACGACATGCTCGTCCATGACGCTGGCGGGCTGCGCCAACGTCACGCCCGCGGCGGCCTCCGCCAGCGGCAGCACGGCGGCAAGTGGCTGGCCCTGCGCGTCGCGGGCGGACCAGCCGGTCAGCGCTTCTGCTGCGGCATTGATAAATGTGACGCGTCCCTGTTCATCGGTCGCGATCACCGCATCGCCGATGCTTTTGAGCGTGGTTGCCAGCAGCCGCTCGTGCTGCCGCAGCCGCAGCTCGGCCTGGCGGCGCTGCGTCTCGGCGCGGGCCGCCTGCTGTTCGGCGCGATAGACGCGCAGGGTTTGGCGAATGCTGTTGCTCAGCCGCTCGGGCGATAGGCGGCCTTTGGCGATGTAGTCGGCCGCGCCGGCTTTGATCAGCTCGACGGCGATCTGCTCATCGCCCTGGCCGGTGAGCATGATCACCGGCGTGGTGACGCCAAGCCCGCGCATCTGGCGCAGCAGCTCCAGGCCGGTGCTGCCGGGCAGGCGGTAGTCGAGCAGAATGCAGTCGAACGCGCCGCGGCGCAACTCCTGGAGCGCTGCGGCGCCGTCGCTGGCTTCGATGACTGTGGTTGCCAGATCGCTACGGGCGAGCGCGCGCCGGGCAGCCTGCCGATCCAGCTCGTCATCATCGACAATTAAAAGGGTGAGCGACTCTTCCATCTCAGGGAAGTTCACTGATCGACCAGTATTTATTGAGCGCGGCCATTGCCTCCACAAAGGCCAGAAAGGTCACCGGCTTGACGATGTAGCCGGCGACATTAAGGTTGTAGGCTTCGACCTTGTCGCGCTCATCAGCCGATGTTGTCAGTACGACCACGGTTAGGGTATGCAAGTCTGGATCGTTGCGTACCTCGCGCAAAAACTCCAGACCATTCATTTTTGGCATGTTGAGATCAAGTAGTACCAGACGCCGCTCTTTGGGTATCGCCTGCGGACCGTTGCCGCGCAGTAGTTCCAGCGCCTCCAGCCCGTTACGCGCCACAAACAACGGGTTGAGAATATTGTTGCGCTTGAACGCCCGTTGGACGTTCATCACGTCGATCTCGTCATCATCTACCAGCAAAATATGCAACAAGCGATCCTCCATCCACACTCCTCCATCAAGCAGAAGGCATGCCAGCAGCCGGCCAGGTAAAGCGGAAGGTAGCGCCCTGGCCTTCATCCGACTCAACCCAGACGCGCCCGCCCTGATGTTCGACGATCTTCTTGACCAGCGCCAGGCCCAGACCGCTGCCCTCAACCTGGTCGCGCGGCGCGAGTGTCTGGAAGATGCCGAAGATGCGCTCGTGATACTGGGGGGCGATGCCAGGCCCATTGTCGGCGACGGCGAACTCGACCAGCCCGGCGCGCTGCTCGGCGCTGATGCGAATGTGGAGCGCCGGCCCATGATGGTGTTTGATCGCATTGCCGATCAGATTGGAGAAGACTTGATGCAGCGGCAGGCGCTCGGTGAAGAGCACCGGCATGCCGTCAGTAATGGTGATCGTGGCGTGCTGCGGCGGCGCGAGCAGATCGAGGATCTCGTCCAGCAATTGGCGCACATCGACGTGCTCTTTGACGCCGCCGCTTCTGCCCACGCGCGAATACTGCAGAATGCCGTCGATCAGCCCTTCCATGCGCAGGACGCGTCCGCGCAGCAGCGTCAGGTGCTGGCGGATATTGGGGGTGGCGCGCTCGCCCAGGTCTTCTTCGATCCACTGGGCGAGATTGGCGATGCCGCGCAGCGGCGCTTTGAGGTCGTGCGAGGTGATGTAGGCGAACTGATCCAGCTCGCGGTTGCTGGCCTCCAGCGCCTGGGTGAGGCGCTGAAGCTCATCGGCGCGGCGTTCGATTTCGCGACGGGCCAGCACCATATCGGTCACATCCACGCCATGCACATAGATGCCGCCGATCGCCCCGTCGGCTTCACGCATGGGCTGGTACACGAAGTTGACAAAGCGTTCTTCGAGCGGACCCTGCGGCTGCCGCTGCAGCAGCACGCGCACCTCGCGGCCGATAAACGGCTCGCCGCTCTGGTACACGCGGTCGAGCAGCTCGATGAAGCCCTGGGCGACGACTTCCGGCAGCGCTTCGGCTACTGGCTTGCCGATGATCTGCCGGTAGCCGATCAGCTGGTCGTAGGCCGGGTTGGTGCGCTCGAAGACATGGTGTGGGCCGCGCAGAATGGCGATGAAGGCCGGCGCGTTGATGAACAGCTCGGCCAAGCGGGCGCGCTCGAACTCCAGCGTGTGGATCAGGCGCTCGCGCTCGGCTTCCATCTGCTTGCGTGCAGTGGTATCGAACGAGATGCCGACCAGGCCGGTGACGCGGCCCTGCGCGTCGCGGATCGGCGTTTTGAAGGTGGTGACCCAGCGCACCTGGCCGTTGGCGTC encodes:
- a CDS encoding ATP-binding protein yields the protein MEESLTLLIVDDDELDRQAARRALARSDLATTVIEASDGAAALQELRRGAFDCILLDYRLPGSTGLELLRQMRGLGVTTPVIMLTGQGDEQIAVELIKAGAADYIAKGRLSPERLSNSIRQTLRVYRAEQQAARAETQRRQAELRLRQHERLLATTLKSIGDAVIATDEQGRVTFINAAAEALTGWSARDAQGQPLAAVLPLAEAAAGVTLAQPASVMDEHVVRDAWLHTRDGRSVPIASHSAPIRNDDGAPVGAVVVLRDMSARVRSEERLRLLADLSRLLIDSFDYRQHLQQVVNLIVPRYADWCAIDVLLADGRLHRLAGAPALETPAAADTSPVPASLGPARVISSGQSEHIAQLSDAQIVALAQAEPAVPPELKLRSWICVPLIVRDQVRGAISFARARHAPAYDADDVAFAEEIARRTAHAVDNALLYQQAQEAVQARDAFLSIAAHELKTPLTSLLGYAELLQRRLARNPVAEERELRLLNVIVDQTRRLNRLIGVLFDLSRLQIGQFTIVRQPLDFVALTARIIGEVQPTLERHQLHFELPATPIRIIGDDLRLEQVLQNLLQNAVKYSPNGGTIDVRLTQHHNWARLVVHDQGMGIPAEALPNIFQRFYRAANAERRNDGGIGVGLYVAQQIVELHGGHIDVESIEGRGSTFTVWLPLAPAEAHAER
- a CDS encoding response regulator, whose translation is MEDRLLHILLVDDDEIDVMNVQRAFKRNNILNPLFVARNGLEALELLRGNGPQAIPKERRLVLLDLNMPKMNGLEFLREVRNDPDLHTLTVVVLTTSADERDKVEAYNLNVAGYIVKPVTFLAFVEAMAALNKYWSISELP
- the rarD gene encoding EamA family transporter RarD; translated protein: MKRGVWYAAGAYVLWGVLPLYWKMLPQVPALEILAHRMLWSLAFVLLLTALRRHWRALRAALRSRRTVLLSVLSALLLSINWWLYIWAVNAGFVVETSLGYFINPLVNVLLGVVVLRERLRPWQALALALAVAGVSWLTISYGALPWIALTLALSFGLYGLLRKTTPLESLQGLTLETLALSPAAVLYLLWLEGQGRGAFGHGGLGTTLLLIGAGVVTAVPLLLFAAGARRITMITLGILQYIAPTLQFLIGVLIYHEPLPRTRLLGFVLIWVALAIYTVDGAVRAGRAARVYAAEVGAPLPRS